In Halopseudomonas nanhaiensis, a single window of DNA contains:
- the rpsF gene encoding 30S ribosomal protein S6: MRHYEIVFLVHPDQSEQVSAMVERYTKLIEEDGGKIHRLEDWGRRQLAYPIDKIHKAHYIMINVECSAKALEELTENFRYNDAVIRNMVIRRDEAITEQSDMLKPEDTGRGERRERRERTDSDNDADSNNSNDTDDGDDE; this comes from the coding sequence ATGCGTCATTACGAAATCGTATTTCTGGTTCATCCGGACCAGAGTGAGCAGGTCAGCGCGATGGTCGAGCGTTACACCAAGCTCATCGAAGAAGACGGCGGCAAGATCCACCGCCTGGAAGATTGGGGCCGCCGCCAGCTGGCTTACCCGATCGACAAGATTCACAAGGCGCACTACATCATGATCAATGTGGAGTGCAGCGCCAAGGCTCTGGAAGAGCTGACCGAGAACTTCCGTTACAACGACGCCGTGATCCGTAACATGGTCATCCGTCGTGACGAAGCCATCACTGAACAGTCCGACATGCTCAAGCCTGAAGACACTGGCCGTGGTGAGCGTCGTGAACGCCGTGAGCGCACCGACTCCGACAACGATGCTGATAGCAACAACAGCAACGACACCGACGACGGTGACGACGAGTAA
- the rpsR gene encoding 30S ribosomal protein S18, which translates to MARFFRRRKFCRFTAEGVKEIDYKDLNTLKAYVTETGKIVPSRITGTKAKYQRQLAVAIKRARYLALLPFTDSHGR; encoded by the coding sequence ATGGCACGTTTTTTCCGTCGCAGAAAGTTCTGCCGTTTTACCGCTGAAGGCGTCAAAGAGATCGATTACAAGGATCTCAACACTCTGAAGGCCTATGTAACCGAGACCGGCAAGATCGTCCCAAGCCGTATCACTGGTACCAAGGCCAAATATCAGCGCCAGTTGGCTGTTGCCATCAAGCGCGCGCGTTATCTGGCCCTGCTGCCCTTCACCGACAGTCACGGTCGTTGA
- the rplI gene encoding 50S ribosomal protein L9 — MEVILLEKIANLGNLGDKVAVKAGYARNFLLPFGKATPATAANVEAFEARRAELEKNAAERKAEADARAAQLAELSVTITANAGEEGKLFGSIGTRDIADAVTAAGVEVEKSEVRLPEGPLRNVGEYDIVLHLHTDVEATVKLVVVAG, encoded by the coding sequence ATGGAAGTTATCCTGCTCGAAAAGATCGCGAATCTGGGTAACCTGGGCGACAAAGTCGCTGTTAAAGCAGGTTACGCTCGCAATTTTCTGCTGCCGTTCGGCAAGGCAACACCTGCCACCGCAGCTAATGTCGAAGCGTTCGAAGCACGTCGTGCCGAACTGGAAAAGAACGCTGCCGAGCGCAAGGCTGAAGCCGATGCTCGTGCTGCCCAACTGGCTGAGCTGTCCGTGACCATCACGGCCAACGCTGGCGAAGAAGGCAAGCTGTTCGGTTCCATCGGTACTCGCGACATCGCCGATGCGGTCACCGCTGCTGGCGTGGAAGTCGAGAAGAGCGAAGTGCGTCTGCCTGAAGGCCCGCTGCGCAACGTTGGCGAATACGACATCGTGTTGCACCTGCACACTGACGTCGAAGCCACCGTCAAGCTGGTCGTTGTAGCCGGCTAA
- the dnaB gene encoding replicative DNA helicase encodes MNETAYSNTAELDLQTTSLKIPPHSIEAEQAVLGGVMLENTAWERVAEAVSESDFYRHDHRLIFRAMVRLAGRNQPFDVVTLAEDLDREGLIDQVGGLAYLGQLAKNTPSAANIGAYAQIIRERATLRQLISVSSDIADTAFNPKGMQALEVLDEAERKIFSIAESRPKTGGPEPVNALLTKAIDRIDTLFNSDGAITGLSTGFNDLDEMTSGLQPADLIIVAGRPSMGKTTFAMNLVENAVLRSEKAVLVFSLEMPGESLIMRMLSSLGRIDQTKVRSGRLDDDDWPRLTSAVNLLNDRKLFIDDTAGLSPMEMRARARRIVREHGDLALIMIDYLQLMRVGGGGAENRTNEISEISRSLKALAKEFNVPVVALSQLNRSLEQRPNKRPINSDLRESGAIEQDADIIMFVYRDEVYHPDSQEKGIAEIIIGKQRNGPIGTTRLAFLGKYTRFENLAPGSYAGYGDLE; translated from the coding sequence ATGAACGAAACCGCTTATTCCAATACTGCGGAGCTGGACCTGCAGACCACGTCGCTGAAGATTCCCCCTCATTCGATCGAGGCGGAGCAGGCAGTGCTGGGCGGAGTAATGCTGGAAAACACGGCCTGGGAGCGGGTCGCGGAGGCGGTCAGTGAATCCGATTTCTATCGTCATGATCATCGTCTGATCTTCCGCGCCATGGTGCGCCTTGCCGGCCGCAACCAGCCGTTCGACGTGGTGACCCTGGCAGAGGATCTCGATCGTGAAGGACTGATCGATCAGGTAGGCGGCCTCGCCTATCTTGGTCAGTTGGCCAAGAATACGCCGTCTGCTGCCAACATTGGCGCCTACGCGCAAATCATCCGCGAGCGCGCGACCCTGCGCCAGTTGATCAGCGTCAGTTCGGACATTGCCGATACCGCGTTCAATCCGAAGGGCATGCAGGCGCTGGAAGTGCTCGATGAAGCCGAACGCAAGATATTTTCCATCGCCGAAAGCCGTCCGAAGACCGGCGGCCCGGAGCCAGTCAACGCGCTGTTGACCAAGGCGATCGACCGTATCGACACGCTGTTCAACAGTGATGGCGCAATCACCGGGCTGTCGACCGGCTTCAATGATCTCGACGAGATGACATCGGGGCTGCAGCCGGCCGATCTGATTATCGTTGCCGGTCGTCCGTCGATGGGCAAGACCACCTTCGCCATGAACCTGGTCGAGAACGCGGTATTGCGTAGCGAAAAAGCAGTGCTGGTGTTTTCCCTCGAGATGCCGGGCGAATCGTTGATCATGCGTATGCTGTCTTCGCTCGGCCGCATCGATCAGACCAAGGTCCGCTCCGGTCGCCTGGACGACGACGACTGGCCGCGCCTGACGTCAGCCGTGAATCTGCTCAACGACCGCAAGTTGTTCATCGATGACACCGCCGGTCTTTCGCCCATGGAAATGCGCGCCCGGGCTCGACGCATCGTGCGTGAGCACGGCGATCTGGCCCTGATCATGATCGATTATCTCCAGCTGATGCGCGTGGGCGGGGGCGGGGCAGAGAATCGCACCAACGAGATCTCGGAAATTTCCCGATCGCTGAAAGCGTTGGCCAAGGAATTCAACGTGCCGGTCGTTGCGCTCTCACAGCTCAACCGCTCGCTCGAACAGCGACCGAACAAGCGTCCGATCAACTCGGATCTCCGTGAGTCCGGCGCCATCGAGCAGGACGCGGATATCATCATGTTCGTCTACCGGGATGAGGTCTATCATCCTGACTCCCAGGAAAAGGGCATTGCCGAGATCATCATCGGCAAGCAGCGTAACGGGCCCATCGGTACCACGCGTCTGGCCTTTCTGGGCAAATACACCCGTTTCGAGAACCTCGCGCCAGGCTCCTATGCCGGTTACGGGGATCTGGAGTAG
- a CDS encoding YgiQ family radical SAM protein, translated as MPAARPLFDYPKYWAECFGPAPFLPMSREEMDLLGWDSCDIIIVTGDAYVDHPSFGMAIIGRLLEAQGFRVGIISQPDWQSKDDFMKLGKPNLFYGVAAGNMDSMINRYTADRKIRSDDAYTPGGLAGKRPDRASVVYSQRCREAYKDVPVVLGGIEASLRRIAHYDYWQDKVRHSLLLDAKADILLYGNAERAIVEIAQRISRGEAVQSITDVRGTAFVRKDTPEGWFELDSTRIDRPGKIDKIINPYVNTQDTSACAVEQGKGDSAPVATVDEVQVVQLLPHPRLERDRTVIRLPSFEKVRNDPVLYAHANRVLHLETNPGNARALVQRHAEKDVWFNPPPIPLTTEEMDYVFGLPYARVPHPAYEGEKIPAYEMIRFSVNIMRGCFGGCTFCSITEHEGRIIQNRSHDSIIREIEEIRDKVPGFTGVISDLGGPTANMYRIACKSPEIEAACRKPSCVYPGICENLNTDHSSLIGLYRKARELPGVKKILIASGLRYDLAVESPEYVKELVTHHVGGYLKIAPEHTEEGPLSRMMKPGIGSYDRFKQMFEKYTREAGKEQYLIPYFIAAHPGTSDEDMMNLALWLKRNGFRADQVQAFYPSPMATATAMYHSGKNPLRKVTYKSDGVNVVKGERQRRLHKAFLRYHDPKNWPLLREALQGMGRGDLIGNSKQHLVPTHQPAGESYHSARRKNSTPAGSRKAGRILTQHTGLPPRDTGAGKKPRKGSRPAR; from the coding sequence ATGCCAGCCGCCCGGCCGCTTTTCGATTACCCCAAGTATTGGGCAGAGTGCTTCGGACCGGCCCCGTTCCTGCCGATGTCCCGCGAGGAAATGGACCTGCTTGGCTGGGATAGCTGCGACATCATCATCGTCACCGGTGATGCCTATGTCGACCACCCCTCGTTCGGCATGGCTATCATCGGCCGTCTGCTCGAAGCTCAGGGCTTCCGCGTGGGGATCATCAGTCAGCCGGACTGGCAGAGCAAAGACGATTTCATGAAGCTCGGCAAGCCGAACCTGTTCTACGGGGTCGCGGCGGGCAACATGGACTCGATGATCAACCGCTATACTGCTGACCGCAAGATTCGCTCGGACGACGCGTATACGCCGGGTGGCCTGGCAGGGAAGCGGCCGGATCGCGCCAGTGTCGTCTACAGCCAGCGTTGCCGCGAGGCGTACAAGGACGTGCCGGTGGTGCTGGGCGGTATCGAAGCGTCGCTTCGCCGCATAGCGCACTACGATTACTGGCAGGACAAGGTCCGGCATTCCCTGTTGCTGGATGCCAAGGCGGACATCCTGCTGTATGGCAATGCCGAGCGCGCCATCGTCGAGATTGCTCAGCGCATCAGCCGTGGCGAAGCAGTCCAGAGCATCACGGATGTGCGTGGTACCGCTTTTGTGCGCAAGGACACGCCTGAAGGCTGGTTCGAGCTCGATTCGACGCGTATCGACCGACCGGGCAAGATAGACAAGATCATCAATCCCTACGTCAATACTCAGGACACCAGTGCCTGTGCGGTCGAGCAGGGGAAGGGTGACAGTGCGCCGGTCGCGACCGTCGATGAGGTGCAGGTCGTTCAGTTGCTGCCGCATCCGCGACTGGAGCGTGACAGAACGGTGATCCGCCTGCCGTCCTTCGAGAAGGTGCGCAACGATCCAGTGCTCTATGCCCACGCCAACCGTGTTCTGCACCTGGAAACCAACCCGGGCAACGCGCGTGCACTGGTCCAGCGCCATGCCGAGAAGGATGTCTGGTTCAACCCTCCGCCGATTCCGCTAACGACGGAGGAAATGGATTATGTATTCGGCCTTCCGTACGCCCGAGTGCCTCATCCGGCGTATGAAGGCGAGAAGATTCCGGCTTACGAGATGATTCGCTTCTCGGTCAACATCATGCGCGGGTGCTTTGGTGGGTGCACCTTCTGTTCGATTACCGAACATGAGGGACGTATCATCCAGAACCGCTCACATGATTCGATCATCCGCGAGATCGAGGAGATCCGCGACAAGGTACCGGGTTTCACCGGGGTGATCTCCGATCTTGGCGGTCCGACTGCAAACATGTATCGCATTGCTTGCAAGAGTCCGGAGATCGAGGCGGCCTGCCGCAAGCCGTCCTGCGTTTACCCGGGAATATGCGAGAACCTCAACACCGACCACTCCTCGCTGATCGGCCTGTACCGCAAGGCCCGTGAGTTGCCGGGTGTGAAGAAGATCCTCATTGCATCCGGTTTGCGCTATGACCTGGCAGTGGAGTCCCCTGAGTACGTCAAGGAGCTGGTCACCCACCATGTCGGGGGGTATCTGAAGATTGCTCCAGAACACACCGAAGAAGGGCCGCTGAGCAGGATGATGAAGCCGGGGATCGGATCCTACGATCGCTTCAAGCAGATGTTCGAGAAGTACACCAGGGAAGCGGGCAAGGAACAGTATCTGATCCCGTATTTCATCGCCGCGCATCCGGGCACCAGCGACGAAGACATGATGAATCTGGCGCTGTGGCTCAAGCGTAACGGCTTCCGTGCTGATCAGGTCCAGGCGTTCTACCCGTCGCCGATGGCTACCGCCACCGCCATGTACCATTCCGGCAAGAATCCGCTGCGCAAGGTGACCTACAAGAGCGATGGCGTGAACGTGGTGAAGGGTGAACGTCAGCGTCGACTGCACAAGGCGTTCCTGCGCTACCACGACCCCAAGAACTGGCCGTTGCTGCGCGAGGCGTTGCAAGGCATGGGCCGCGGCGATCTGATCGGCAACAGCAAGCAGCACCTGGTCCCTACCCATCAGCCTGCCGGGGAGTCCTATCACAGTGCGCGGCGCAAGAACTCTACGCCTGCGGGCAGCCGCAAGGCCGGCAGAATACTGACCCAGCACACCGGGCTGCCACCGCGTGATACCGGCGCAGGCAAGAAGCCACGCAAGGGTTCGCGCCCGGCACGCTGA
- a CDS encoding response regulator — MKYLGWLVISSLLSIISLSPVTASAVEPVAYRTFVDTSGDLTLEDVLSNRYANRFTPSPDSLQTLPEKPAALWVELTAGIEAPVLTIDNPLIDSVTVHQVAAASTATYRAGAAVESDTDRALPYPGFAFSLATADVDPSAQTVYLRLASEYPVRTRVALTDPRTATLEHGWHQALQGILAGLLLSLVLHGLLQGLLGRERLHLYLAAAAALVALNTFVRVDWLEQLLPLHPASLQDSLRLAALGCIGLLLVRLFTEDRRVRRQTDALIAVLTAGTILTVNLWPAAAQVVVDCARVGVPAVAMGATAYCWYNRAPFSRPLFAGHLLLLVSWAFELSALPRSLAEQLSDLALWAALIGYAWRLFERLQQRVARDHTERHAEAMHQAETRAKSEFLARISHEIRTPMNGVLGMTELLLDTALSAKQRDYVQTIHSSGNDLLSLINEVLDMSRLESGQLVLDSVQFDLHALINDCLDIFRGRADSQTIELIGFVHPGVPRTVVGDPTRLRQVLLNLLANALQSTAQGEIVLVVGQERSPAGEPLLRFAVQDTGSGLSAEARASLTGPAGDAARLFDQASATGCLGLVIARQLVGMMGGQVGIKYASEQGTTVWLTLPDSSVAGDTEPDTGGQGLIDRHVLIVDDNATCRKVLQQQLGAWGMQAQCASGGKEALAMLRTQASLNAPFDVLLVDQSMPGMTGLELAGRIHDDPAIRGDLLIIMLTGVNQVPSRIVARNAGIRRILSKPVAGYTLRATLIDEWANHQKQLQQPTESVLVASDTAVSETGFRVLVAEDNAISTKVIRGMLHKLKVDCHTVSNGREAVQAARNGTYDLILMDCEMPEMDGFTAAGEIRQWEQANGMHAVPIIALTAHILPEHRERARRMGMNGHMAKPVELTQLREQIGYWTQRKTNDATSS, encoded by the coding sequence GTGAAGTACCTAGGCTGGCTTGTAATCAGTTCCCTGCTGAGCATCATCTCGCTGTCGCCGGTCACCGCATCCGCCGTTGAGCCCGTCGCCTACCGGACCTTTGTCGATACCAGCGGCGACCTGACGCTGGAGGACGTGCTCTCCAACCGCTACGCCAATCGCTTCACGCCATCGCCTGACAGCTTGCAGACGCTGCCGGAAAAACCTGCCGCACTCTGGGTGGAGCTTACTGCCGGCATCGAGGCTCCGGTACTGACGATCGACAATCCGCTGATTGACTCGGTGACTGTCCATCAGGTGGCTGCCGCTTCAACCGCTACCTATCGCGCCGGCGCCGCCGTCGAATCGGACACAGACAGGGCGCTCCCCTACCCCGGATTTGCATTTTCGCTCGCCACTGCAGACGTCGACCCCAGTGCTCAGACGGTTTACCTGCGTCTCGCGAGCGAATACCCCGTCCGCACCCGCGTAGCCCTTACCGATCCGCGCACCGCCACGCTTGAACACGGTTGGCACCAGGCCCTGCAGGGCATACTTGCCGGCTTGCTGCTGTCGCTGGTGCTCCATGGACTGCTGCAGGGTCTGCTCGGCCGCGAAAGGCTGCATCTGTATCTTGCCGCAGCCGCGGCGCTGGTTGCGCTGAATACCTTTGTACGGGTGGACTGGCTGGAGCAATTGCTTCCGCTGCATCCTGCCTCCCTGCAGGATTCACTGCGGCTCGCCGCGCTGGGCTGCATCGGCCTGCTGCTGGTACGCCTGTTCACCGAAGATCGACGAGTGCGGCGACAGACAGACGCGCTCATCGCCGTGCTGACCGCCGGCACCATCTTGACCGTCAATCTGTGGCCGGCTGCGGCGCAAGTCGTGGTCGACTGCGCGCGCGTGGGCGTGCCTGCCGTCGCCATGGGCGCGACCGCTTACTGCTGGTACAACCGGGCTCCGTTCAGCAGACCGCTGTTTGCCGGCCACCTGCTGTTGCTCGTCAGCTGGGCTTTCGAGCTGAGTGCGCTGCCGCGTAGCCTTGCCGAGCAGCTGTCGGATCTGGCGCTTTGGGCCGCGCTGATCGGCTACGCCTGGCGCCTGTTCGAACGGTTGCAGCAACGCGTCGCCCGCGATCATACCGAGCGGCACGCCGAGGCCATGCATCAGGCCGAGACGCGAGCGAAAAGCGAATTTCTTGCACGCATAAGTCACGAAATCCGTACGCCCATGAACGGAGTACTGGGCATGACCGAGCTATTGCTTGATACCGCGCTTTCCGCCAAGCAACGCGATTACGTCCAGACCATCCACAGCTCGGGCAATGACCTGCTCAGCCTGATCAACGAAGTGCTCGACATGTCCAGGCTGGAGTCAGGCCAACTGGTGCTCGACAGCGTCCAGTTCGATCTGCATGCATTGATCAACGACTGCCTCGATATTTTTCGCGGGCGCGCGGACAGCCAGACCATAGAACTGATCGGTTTCGTTCATCCCGGCGTTCCACGCACTGTAGTGGGCGATCCGACTCGCTTGCGGCAGGTGCTCCTCAACCTGCTCGCCAATGCCTTGCAGTCCACCGCACAGGGCGAAATCGTGCTTGTGGTCGGTCAGGAACGATCTCCGGCTGGTGAGCCTCTGCTGCGCTTCGCGGTGCAGGACACCGGCTCCGGTCTGTCTGCCGAGGCCCGGGCAAGCCTGACCGGACCTGCCGGCGATGCCGCCCGTCTGTTCGACCAGGCCAGCGCCACCGGCTGCCTGGGGTTGGTGATCGCTCGCCAGCTGGTAGGGATGATGGGCGGGCAGGTCGGCATCAAGTACGCCTCTGAACAGGGCACGACGGTCTGGCTGACCTTGCCGGACTCCTCGGTTGCGGGCGATACCGAGCCAGACACCGGCGGCCAGGGCCTGATCGATCGTCATGTGCTGATCGTCGATGACAACGCCACCTGCCGCAAGGTGTTGCAGCAGCAGCTGGGAGCCTGGGGCATGCAAGCGCAATGTGCGTCGGGAGGCAAGGAGGCACTCGCCATGCTTCGCACCCAGGCAAGCCTCAACGCACCGTTCGACGTATTGTTGGTGGATCAGTCGATGCCGGGCATGACCGGACTCGAGCTGGCCGGCCGCATCCATGACGATCCGGCGATTCGCGGCGACCTGCTGATCATCATGCTCACCGGGGTCAACCAGGTCCCCAGCCGCATCGTGGCGCGCAACGCCGGGATTCGCCGGATTCTCAGCAAGCCGGTCGCCGGATACACATTGCGCGCTACCCTCATCGATGAGTGGGCCAACCATCAGAAGCAATTGCAACAACCGACGGAGAGCGTCCTGGTCGCCTCGGACACAGCGGTCTCGGAAACAGGTTTTCGGGTTCTGGTTGCCGAGGATAATGCCATTTCCACCAAGGTGATCCGGGGGATGCTGCACAAGCTGAAGGTCGACTGTCACACGGTGTCGAATGGTCGCGAAGCCGTGCAGGCAGCGCGAAACGGCACATATGATCTCATACTGATGGACTGCGAAATGCCTGAAATGGACGGTTTCACCGCCGCCGGAGAGATCCGCCAATGGGAGCAGGCGAACGGCATGCACGCGGTGCCTATCATCGCGCTGACCGCGCATATCCTGCCGGAACATCGCGAACGCGCGCGGCGTATGGGCATGAACGGGCACATGGCAAAACCGGTTGAGCTGACGCAGCTACGCGAGCAGATCGGTTACTGGACGCAGCGCAAGACCAACGACGCGACCAGCTCCTGA
- the purD gene encoding phosphoribosylamine--glycine ligase: MNVLIIGSGGREHALAWKVAQDERVETVFVAPGNAGTATEAKCENVAIDVLALEQLADFAAANVQLTIVGPEAPLVKGVVDLFRTRDLPIFGPSAGAAQLEGSKAFTKDFLARHRIPTAEYCNFTEIDPALAYLREKGAPIVIKADGLAAGKGVIVAMTIEEAEAAVRDMLAGNAFGEAGSRVVIEEFLTGEEASFIVMVDGEHVLPMATSQDHKRVGNGDSGPNTGGMGAYSPAPVVTDDVHARVMDEVIWPTVRGMTAEGNRYTGFLYAGLMIDEHGAPKVIEFNCRFGDPETQPIMLRLQTSLVELVEAALDERLDQVQAQWDPRCSVGVVLAAGGYPADYAKGDVIDGLPRAAGLDGKVFHAGTGLRGDDIVTSGGRVLCATALGDSVRSAQQQAYRLAECISWPGSFYRTDIGYRAIAREEA, encoded by the coding sequence ATGAACGTATTGATAATTGGCAGCGGTGGCCGCGAGCACGCCCTGGCCTGGAAGGTAGCGCAGGACGAGCGCGTCGAAACAGTGTTTGTCGCCCCCGGGAATGCCGGCACGGCTACGGAAGCGAAGTGCGAAAACGTCGCCATTGATGTGCTGGCGCTCGAGCAGCTGGCGGATTTCGCCGCAGCGAACGTGCAGCTGACGATCGTCGGCCCCGAAGCACCACTGGTAAAGGGGGTGGTGGACCTGTTCCGCACTCGCGATCTGCCCATCTTCGGCCCCTCGGCAGGAGCGGCACAGCTGGAAGGATCGAAGGCATTCACCAAGGATTTCCTCGCCCGCCACAGGATCCCTACCGCGGAATACTGCAACTTCACCGAGATCGATCCAGCCCTCGCCTATCTCCGCGAAAAAGGCGCGCCTATCGTGATAAAGGCCGATGGCCTGGCCGCCGGGAAGGGCGTCATCGTCGCGATGACGATCGAGGAAGCGGAAGCCGCCGTACGTGACATGCTCGCCGGCAATGCCTTCGGCGAGGCAGGGTCACGCGTGGTGATCGAGGAATTCCTGACCGGCGAGGAAGCCAGTTTCATCGTTATGGTGGATGGTGAGCATGTGCTGCCGATGGCCACCAGCCAGGATCACAAGCGCGTCGGGAACGGCGACAGCGGCCCGAATACCGGCGGCATGGGCGCCTATTCGCCCGCGCCGGTGGTGACCGATGACGTCCACGCCCGAGTGATGGACGAGGTAATCTGGCCAACTGTGCGCGGCATGACAGCCGAGGGGAACCGATACACCGGCTTCCTCTACGCCGGATTGATGATCGATGAGCATGGCGCACCCAAGGTCATCGAGTTCAACTGCCGATTCGGTGACCCAGAGACGCAACCGATCATGCTGCGTCTGCAGACCAGCCTGGTCGAACTGGTCGAAGCCGCGCTGGACGAGCGTCTTGATCAGGTGCAAGCCCAGTGGGACCCACGCTGCAGCGTGGGCGTGGTGTTGGCTGCAGGGGGGTATCCGGCTGACTACGCCAAGGGCGATGTCATTGACGGACTGCCGCGCGCAGCGGGGCTGGATGGGAAGGTATTTCATGCCGGTACCGGTCTGCGGGGAGACGACATCGTTACCAGTGGCGGCCGAGTGTTATGTGCGACAGCGCTCGGCGATAGCGTCCGCTCTGCACAGCAGCAGGCCTACCGACTCGCCGAATGCATCAGCTGGCCGGGTTCCTTCTACCGGACGGACATCGGCTACCGGGCCATTGCCCGGGAAGAGGCCTAG
- the purH gene encoding bifunctional phosphoribosylaminoimidazolecarboxamide formyltransferase/IMP cyclohydrolase: MTDQTTRLPIRRALVSVSDKTGIVEFARELAALGVEILSTGGTFKLLREQGIEAVEVADYTGFPEMMDGRVKTLHPKIHGGILGRRDRDGAVMQEHGIQPIDMVVVNLYPFAATVAKPGCTLADAIENIDIGGPTMVRSAAKNHRDVAIVVNAGDYPAVIDGLKGGGLTYAQRFDLALKAFEHTAAYDGMIANYLGTIEQTRETLSTDERTSFPRTFNSQFIKAQDMRYGENPHQSAAFYREAQPAEASIATAAQLQGKELSYNNVADTDAALECVKSFTKPACVIVKHANPCGVAVVPEEDGGIARAYDLAYATDSESAFGGIIAFNRELDGETARAIVERQFVEVIIAPRISQAARDAVAAKTNVRLLECGEWAAQRSADWDFKRVNGGLLVQSRDIGMITADDLKVVTRRAPTEQEIHDLIFAWKVAKFVKSNAIVYAKARQTIGVGAGQMSRVNSARIAAIKAEHAGLEVRGAVMASDAFFPFRDGIDNAAKAGISAVIQPGGSMRDAEVIAAADEAGMAMVFTGMRHFKH, translated from the coding sequence ATGACCGACCAAACCACCCGCCTCCCGATACGCCGTGCGCTTGTCAGCGTCTCCGACAAGACCGGCATCGTAGAATTCGCCCGTGAACTGGCAGCTCTTGGCGTCGAGATTCTCTCGACCGGCGGCACCTTCAAGCTTCTGCGCGAGCAGGGCATCGAAGCCGTGGAAGTAGCGGACTACACCGGCTTCCCGGAGATGATGGACGGCCGGGTGAAGACGCTTCATCCGAAGATTCATGGCGGCATCCTCGGACGGCGCGACCGGGACGGCGCGGTAATGCAGGAGCACGGGATCCAGCCGATCGACATGGTCGTGGTCAATCTTTATCCGTTCGCCGCGACGGTGGCCAAGCCAGGGTGCACGCTGGCAGACGCCATCGAAAATATCGATATCGGCGGACCGACGATGGTTCGATCGGCGGCCAAGAATCACCGGGACGTCGCCATCGTGGTCAACGCAGGCGACTATCCGGCGGTCATCGATGGGCTCAAGGGCGGCGGTCTCACCTACGCCCAGCGCTTCGATCTGGCGCTGAAAGCGTTCGAGCATACCGCTGCCTACGACGGAATGATTGCCAACTACCTGGGCACCATCGAGCAGACGCGGGAAACACTCAGCACCGATGAGCGCACCAGCTTTCCGCGCACCTTCAACAGTCAGTTCATCAAGGCGCAGGACATGCGCTATGGCGAAAACCCGCATCAGTCCGCGGCGTTCTATCGTGAGGCACAGCCCGCCGAGGCGAGTATCGCGACAGCCGCTCAGCTGCAGGGGAAGGAGCTGTCCTACAACAACGTTGCCGATACCGATGCGGCGCTGGAATGCGTGAAGAGCTTCACCAAGCCAGCCTGCGTCATTGTCAAGCATGCCAATCCCTGCGGCGTCGCAGTGGTGCCAGAGGAAGACGGCGGCATTGCCAGGGCCTACGATCTGGCCTACGCCACGGACAGCGAATCGGCATTCGGCGGCATCATCGCCTTCAACCGCGAGCTGGATGGCGAGACCGCGCGAGCAATCGTCGAACGCCAGTTCGTCGAGGTGATCATCGCGCCGCGTATCTCTCAGGCAGCGCGTGACGCCGTCGCGGCCAAGACCAATGTTCGCCTGCTCGAATGCGGCGAATGGGCGGCGCAACGTTCCGCTGATTGGGATTTCAAGCGCGTCAACGGCGGTCTGCTGGTGCAGAGCCGCGATATCGGGATGATCACAGCAGACGACCTCAAGGTGGTCACCCGTCGCGCACCGACCGAGCAGGAGATCCATGACCTGATCTTCGCCTGGAAGGTCGCCAAGTTCGTCAAGTCCAACGCTATTGTCTACGCCAAGGCACGGCAGACCATTGGCGTCGGGGCCGGCCAGATGAGCCGAGTCAACTCGGCGCGCATCGCCGCAATCAAGGCCGAGCATGCGGGGCTGGAAGTGCGCGGCGCAGTCATGGCATCCGACGCCTTCTTTCCCTTCCGGGACGGCATCGACAACGCTGCCAAGGCGGGCATCAGCGCCGTGATTCAGCCGGGCGGCTCGATGCGCGATGCGGAGGTCATTGCTGCGGCCGACGAAGCGGGTATGGCGATGGTGTTTACCGGCATGCGCCACTTCAAACATTGA
- the fis gene encoding DNA-binding transcriptional regulator Fis, producing MTQSPETSPAGVSEDARRREQTLRDCVEQALRNYFEHLDGQDVTDVYDMVLAEVEAPLLESVMHYVKGNQTRASEVLGLNRGTLRKKLKQYGLL from the coding sequence GTGACCCAAAGCCCTGAGACAAGTCCGGCCGGCGTATCGGAAGACGCCCGCCGCCGGGAACAAACGCTCCGCGACTGCGTGGAGCAGGCGCTGCGAAACTACTTCGAGCATCTTGATGGGCAGGACGTCACCGACGTCTACGATATGGTCCTGGCGGAAGTTGAAGCGCCGCTACTCGAGAGCGTCATGCATTACGTCAAGGGCAACCAGACGCGAGCGTCGGAAGTGCTCGGTCTGAATCGCGGCACCTTGCGAAAGAAACTCAAGCAATACGGGTTGCTTTAG